From the Pomacea canaliculata isolate SZHN2017 linkage group LG14, ASM307304v1, whole genome shotgun sequence genome, one window contains:
- the LOC112555011 gene encoding angiopoietin-related protein 7-like, giving the protein MKTNSCVLWDLMMLCWLVKTLTIVVLVAGSNAVLWSSSPHSILACDGHEVTIPWSFTLIPNETVISITWFVERNDGTKNLFSSLTEGEFFSPSRQHVQFVPNAGLRLQNVTDSDTGVYSVHVSTLDGAGHVTISNRSAAVQVTAPPVLSGGQFLARHRSAPEKDDVTGVWHVILECGQFTDRGRPPVTVQWRTPSGAVYTDVNYQDGYFYLPLQAVELGNYTCSASDESLAGGCLGTDSELLGEATVSVDQNVKLAVMEANQNELIREGQILRQENQELKSQVQNLTQRLNQLASYHQATCLDIRNRGDVSGVYTLYQGNSTITAYCDQDTDGGGWTVFQRRQDGSVDFFRNWTDYRNGFGDLNGEFWLGLDNLHTLTSLRHYELRVDLEAFNGTRAFAGYRGFRIGDVGTNYTLYFDDFLGGNAGDSLTYHKGHGFMTKDYGDSHRCAGDYHGAWWYDNCFDSNLNGIYIPTGVSPTYDGIKWSSFTNVSLKRTEMKIRPM; this is encoded by the exons ATGAAGACTAACAGCTGTGTTCTGTGGGACCTCATGATGTTGTGTTGGTTAGTTAAGACTCTGACTATTGTGGTACTTGTAGCCG gaTCGAATGCTGTACTTTGGTCTTCGTCCCCTCACAGCATCTTGGCATGCGACGGACATGAAGTGACAATCCCATGGTCCTTCACGTTGATACCCAACGAGACTGTCATTAGCATCACGTGGTTTGTAGAG AGAAATGATGGGACGAAGAACCTTTTCTCCAGCCTCACCGAGGGCGAGTTTTTCTCACCGTCCAGGCAGCACGTGCAGTTCGTGCCCAACGCCGGTCTTCGGTTGCAGAATGTGACGGACAGCGACACAGGGGTGTACTCTGTACACGTCAGCACGCTTGACggcgctggtcacgtgaccattaGCAACCGTTCGGCTGCAGTGCAAGTAACGG CGCCCCCAGTTCTGTCTGGGGGTCAGTTCCTAGCTCGACATCGCTCAGCGCCAGAGAAAGATGACGTCACGGGGGTTTGGCACGTGATCCTGGAATGTGGACAGTTCACAGACCGGGGTCGACCGCCGGTCACCGTCCAATGGAGG ACGCCATCAGGAGCTGTTTATACAGACGTCAACTACCAGGACGGTTATTTTTACCTCCCTCTGCAAGCTGTGGAGTTAGGGAACTACACTTGCTCTGCGTCAGACGAGAGTCTAGCAGGAGGATGTCTTGGCACTGATTCTGAACTACTAGGGGAGGCCACTGTTAGTGTAGACCAGAACGTGAAACTAGCAGTGATGGAGGCCAATCAAAATGAGTTGATTAGAGAGGGACAGATTCTGCGACAGGAGAACCAGGAGTTGAAATCCCAGGTCCAGAACCTCACCCAAAGGCTGAACCAGCTTGCATCTTATCACCAAG CCACGTGTCTGGATATAAGAAATCGTGGAGATGTGTCCGGCGTGTACACTCTTTACCAAGGCAATTCGACAATAACGGCTTACTGCGATCAGGACACTGATGGAGGAGGCTGGACT GTTTTCCAGCGACGACAGGACGGCTCGGTTGATTTCTTTCGAAACTGGACAGACTACCGAAACGGCTTTGGTGATTTGAAcggggagttctggctgg GTCTGGACAACCTACACACTCTCACATCATTGAGACACTACGAGCTGCGGGTGGACCTCGAAGCGTTTAACGGAACTCGGGCGTTTGCAGGTTACCGGGGTTTCAGGATTGGGGATGTTGGCACCAATTATACCTTGTACTTTGATGATTTTCTGGGCGGAAACGCAG GTGACAGTCTGACATACCACAAAGGACACGGGTTCATGACCAAGGACTATGGAGACTCACACAGGTGCGCCGGAGATTACCATGGAGCCTGGTGGTATGATAATTGTTTCGACTCTAACCTCAATGGCATCTACATACCAACAGGCGTATCGCCAACATATGATGGAATCAAGTGGAgcagttttacaaatgtttcgCTGAAACggacagaaatgaaaatacGACCTATGTAG